The Saccopteryx leptura isolate mSacLep1 chromosome 2, mSacLep1_pri_phased_curated, whole genome shotgun sequence genome has a window encoding:
- the PRR11 gene encoding proline-rich protein 11: MPRFKKERRKLKAKKKRLFKKKETSHFQSKLLTPPPPPPSAERVVIPLTNTPLSRSWPRPSWNFKFPSIKDAVKLWTNRVWSICNWCWNCMAQSLDVLKDTIFPSRVCHRELHGLKQRFCILESELCKLQEVLKSIPENPSCPSCSQTCHMGGKRADVPACALTTPGEAGAGPAATALTPASHPPPPPPPPPPPPPPPPPPPPPPPTAPLLLRKPSLAKALQAGPLKKEGPMQITVKDLLTVKLKKTQSFDERKKLVPSPKARIPLVTASDLQRVTLKPNSKVLSTRITNVLITPGKSQMDLRKLLRKVDVERSPGGTPLINKENMETGTGLTPVMTRALRKKFQLAHPRSPTQTLPLSTSSFDEQN, translated from the exons ATGCCCaggtttaagaaagaaagaagaaagctaaaagcaaaaaagaaaagattatttaaaaaaaaagaaacttctcacTTTCAGTCCAAGCTACTTACACCTCCCCCTCCGCCACCTTCAGCAGAAAG AGTAGTTATTCCTTTAACAAATACACCACTTAGCAGAAGCTGGCCCAGACCATCCTGGAACTTCAAATTTCCCAGTATCAAAGACGCAGTAAAACTCTGGACAAATAGAGTATGGTCTATATGCAACTGGTGCTGGAACTGCATGGCTCAG agtttaGATGTATTGAAAGACACCATCTTTCCTTCCCGTGTCTGCCACCGAGAACTTCATGGTCTAAAGCAACGGTTTTGCATTTTGGAAAGTGAATTATGCAAGCTCCAGGAAGTACTGAAG AGCATCCCAGAAAATCCTTCCTGTCCGAGCTGTAGTCAAACCTGCCACATGGGGGGTAAACGTGCAGATGTGCCTGCCTGTGCGCTAACCACCCCTGGAGAAGCTGGAGCTGGACCTGCTGCCACGGCGCTGACGCCAGCGAGCCatcctccgccgccgccgccaccaccgcccccgccaccccctcctccgcctccacctccacctccaccacccacAGCACCTCTGCTGCTCAGGAAACCCAGTCTCGCTAAAGCCCTTCAG GCTGGACCATTAAAAAAAGAGGGACCCATGCAGATAACAGTTAAAGATCTACTGACtgtgaaattaaagaaaacacagagttttgatgaaagaaagaag CTTGTTCCATCACCAAAGGCACGAATTCCGCTAGTTACAGCCTCTGACCTGCAGCGTGTTACCCTGAAGCCCAACTCCAAAGTGTTGTCAACTCGAATTACAAATGTCCTAAT taCTCCTGGTAAAAGTCAGATGGACCTACGGAAACTACTTAGAAAAGTCGATGTGGAGAG GAGCCCAGGTGGGACCCCActtatcaataaagaaaatatggaaacAGGAACTGGACTGACCCCAGTAATGACCCGGGCCTTGAGGAAAAAGTTTCAG ctgGCTCACCCTAGAAGCCCAACTCAAACTCTGCCACTTTCTACAAGCAGCTTCGATGAACAAAACTGA